AAGGCTCGGTTCTAGAGCATAACCGTAAAGACTTGATAAAGCGATCGCCCCAGACCCCAATCTATCCGGATCAGCAATATCACCGTGGGATTAAGGAATGGTAGATGCACCCTGATTTAACCCTGGAAGCCATAAAGCTTCTGGGGTTTTTCTTGTTTGAGTCCCAAATTCAAGGCAGATGATCCGATTCCTGGCGTAACTTGCGATCGCTTTCCTGAACAGCCACCACATCAGGCAACGGCCGATGCAATCGGTAGAGCCAAAATAGACCAATCAGACCAATACTGATTTCCACCAAACTAATAATTTGAGCAATCCGCAGCGGGCCAATCATTAAGCTGTCTGTTCGTAGCCCCTCAATCCAGAAACGCCCCAAACTGTAGCTGACTAAATAAACCAAAAACAGCGTCCCCACCTTCAAAGCAGGTTTACCCCGCAACCCCCGAAAGAACAAGGTGATGAGAATCCCAAACACCATCAAGTTCCACAGAGACTCATAAAGAAACGTGGGATGAAAGTACGCCACATTCTCATATCCCACCGGACGTTGCTCAGAAGGAATAAACAGCTTCCACGGTAGATTAGTTGGTCGCCCAAACGCCTCCGAATTAAAGAAATTCCCCCAACGCCCGATCGCCTGTCCCAAAATCAGCGAAGGTGCCACCAAATCCGCCAACTGCCAAAACGAAACCCGTTTGACCTTAGCGAAAATCAGGCTCGCCACCAAGCCGCCCAAGATCGCGCCATGAATTGCGATGCCCCCCTTCCAGATAGCAATAATGTCTTCCGGTCGTTGGGCATATTCTTGCCACTGAAACAGCACGTAATACAGCCGAGCAGAAGGGATTGCAGCCACAACTAACCAAATAATCAGGTCGCCAATCAAATCGGGATCAACCTGGCGACGCTTGGCTAAGGCTTGGGATAAACTAACCCCAATCAGCACTGCAGAGGCAATTAAGAGGCCATACCAACGAATGGTGAGAGGTCCCAGCTCAACTAATACAGGGCCTGGAGACTTAAACTCAAAGGCCATAAGCCCATAGCAGCTACTCCAGAGATGGGACAAAATTGGCAGATCCAAGGGCATGAGAATTTAGGATTCAGCTACAAACTTGATTTTATCCGCCTGAGGGCAGAATCCAAGTTGAGCTGCGATTTCTCTAGCCCGAAACTTGGACTGCAAGAAGCATGAATTAAAAGCGCCGCTCAAGGCTACACAGGTCAATTGAGCTAGAATGGGAATCCTTGGGCCAACTGATTTAGCTACATCGAGGGCTGATCGTAGCTGCGTGAG
This region of Trichocoleus desertorum NBK24 genomic DNA includes:
- the lgt gene encoding prolipoprotein diacylglyceryl transferase: MPLDLPILSHLWSSCYGLMAFEFKSPGPVLVELGPLTIRWYGLLIASAVLIGVSLSQALAKRRQVDPDLIGDLIIWLVVAAIPSARLYYVLFQWQEYAQRPEDIIAIWKGGIAIHGAILGGLVASLIFAKVKRVSFWQLADLVAPSLILGQAIGRWGNFFNSEAFGRPTNLPWKLFIPSEQRPVGYENVAYFHPTFLYESLWNLMVFGILITLFFRGLRGKPALKVGTLFLVYLVSYSLGRFWIEGLRTDSLMIGPLRIAQIISLVEISIGLIGLFWLYRLHRPLPDVVAVQESDRKLRQESDHLP